CGAATTGATCAACTAACGCCAAGCATCGTATTAAGTAGGGTTGATAACCTTTGTTTTTGACATATCTGCCGTCGACTGCACTACTGACTAGCTGTGAATCTGTGCGAACGGAGATTGTGCGGAACTGTTTATCTATACAAAGCGTAAGAGCGTGAATTAACGCTTCGAATTCTGCTTCATGGTTTGTGAGCGTGCCAAGCGGGAGAGAAGATCGAATGACACTTCCTTCTGCTT
The sequence above is drawn from the Pseudalkalibacillus hwajinpoensis genome and encodes:
- a CDS encoding reverse transcriptase-like protein — translated: MIEVYVDGASAGNPGPSGAGVFVKAEGSVIRSSLPLGTLTNHEAEFEALIHALTLCIDKQFRTISVRTDSQLVSSAVDGRYVKNKGYQPYLIRCLALVDQFDLCFIKWIPSSKNKMADELARKAIQQNK